CGGGGGAAGATCCAGATCTTGTTCGCGCCCACCTTGCTGAACTCGTCGAGGATGGTCTGGCGGGCGCCCACCATGGCTGCGACGGTCAGCACCACCGCGACCACGGCGATGATGATGCCAAGCGTCGTGAGCAGCGAGCGGACCTTGTTGGCCCAGATCTGGCCCAGGGCCAGGACGATGGTCTGGAGGATGACGCGAGGGAGGAGGAGCATTTGGAAACCGGAAACCGGAAAGCGGAAAGCGGAAGCGGGGACGTGCTAGGCGGTGGGGACGAGGGTTGGTTCGGCGGCGCGCTTGGCGGCATCGAGGGCGCGGGCGAGGTAGTCCTGGTGGATGGGGTCGTGGGTGGTGGGGTGGTCGGAGACGATCCGGCCGTCCTTGAGGCGGACGATGCGCTCGGCGTGGCCGGCGATGTCCTCCTCGTGGGTGACGATGACGATGGTCTGGCCGCTGCGGTGGAGCTCTTTGAAGAGGCCGATGATCTCCTCGCTGGTGGTGGAGTCCAGGTTGCCGGTGGGCTCGTCGGCGAGCAGGATGGAGGGCTCGTTCACCAGGGCGCGGGCCACGGCCACGCGCTGGCGCTGGCCGCCGGAGAGCTGGTTGGGCTTGTGCTTGATGCGGTGCTCGAGGCCGACCTTCTCGAGCGCTGCCTTGGCCCGCTTGCGGGCGCTGAGCCAGTGGCGGCGCGAGTAGATGAGCGGGAGCATGACGTTCTTGAGGGCGGTGGCGCGGTTGAGGAGTTCGAAGGACTGGAAGACGAAGCCGATCTCCTCGTTGCGGACGCGGGCGAGGGCGCCGGGGCCCATGGTGTGGGTGAGCTTGCCGTTGAGCTCGTAGCTGCCGCTGGTGGGCTGGTCGAGGCAGCCGAGGATGTTCATGAGCGTGGACTTGCCCGAACCGGAGGAGCCCATGATGGCGACGAACTCGTTGCGGCGGACGGTGAGGTCGACGCCGCGGAGGGCGTGGACCTGCTCGCTGCCGATCTTGTAGACCTTGGTGAGGGCGCGGATCTGGAGGGTGACGGGCTGCTGCCCCGTACCGGATGGAGTCGCTGCGGGCGGGCGGGTTTCAGCCACCATGCGCGCCGTCCTTGGCGGTGGCGGTCTTGGTGTCGCCGCTTTTGGCTGGGTCCGGCTGCGTGCCCTCCTCCATGACGAGGTGGTCGTCCCGGAGGTTCACGAGCTCTTTGAAAGGACCGACGATGATGCGGTCGCCCTCTTTGAGGCCGCGGAGGATCATGGTGTCGGTGAGGTCGCTGGCGCCGGTGGTGACGGGGACGGAGCGGGCCTTGCCCTCGTTCATGACGTAGACGACGCGGACGAACTTCTTGTTCTTGTCGATGAGCGGGTTGTCGGCGGTGATGGCGGCGGGCAGCTCCTCGCGCACGCGATCAAGCACGGCCTGGCTGGGGACCTTGATGACTTCGCGGTAGGTCTCGACCTCGATGTCGGCGTTGGCGGTCATGCCCGAGCGGAGGACCATGTCGGCGGGCGCTTCGAGGACGATGTCGGTGAGGAAGTAGGCGGTCATGTCCTTGTCGACCTCCTTCTTGAGGCCGACGTGCTCGACGGTGCCGATGATGGGCGTGTCGGGGAAGGAGTTGACGTAGACGCGGGCCTTCTGCCCTTCCTTGACGAACGCGATGTTGGCCTCGTCGATCTTGGCCTTGAGGAGCATCACCCCGAGGTCGGCGACCTCCATGATGATGCTGCCGGGGTTGTTGAGGGTGCCGACGACGACGGTCTCGCCCACCTCGGCGTTGAGCTTGGTGACGACGCCGTCGAAAGGGGCGGTGATGGTGGTGTTGTCCAGGTCCTTCTCGGCGCGGAGGATGTTGGCCTTGGCGATTTCGATGGAGTGCTCGGCCACGCGCATGGCGCTCTCGGCACGCCGGTACTCGGTCTCGAACTGGTCGAGCTCGGCCTTGGAGATGTCGCCGGTCTCGGCGAGCTTCTGGCGGCGGGTGCGCTCGGAGAGTGCGTTCTCGAGGGCCGCGCGGGCGCCCTCGTAGCGGGCCTGCTCGGACTTGAGGGAGGCTTTCGCGGATTCGAGGAGGGCCTGGAGGTCGCGGGCGTCGAGGCGGATCAGGACGTCGCCGGCCTTGACGCGGTCGTTCTCGCGGAAGGGCAGGGCGATGATGCGGGCGGAGACCTGGGCGGAGATCTCGACCTTGGTCTTGGGCTCGATCTCGCCGGGGGTGGAGATGGTGCGGACGAGGTCGTCCTTGATGGCCGCGCCGACACGGACGGTTTTGGGCTTGCTCTCGGGGTTCATCCACTGGCGGAGGTCATCCGCGAGGCCGGACTGCTTGAAGAAGTAGGTGCCGGCGCCGGCGAGCGCGGCGACGATAACCACGAAGGCGAGGACCCACTTCCACACGCGCACGCTCCCGAAAAGCCGGCGACCACCCCTGACCGACGGCGACGTGAGTTTATACCGAGGCGGGTAATCCCAGTCTGTGGGAATTGCGGTTCTCGCGTTTTGAGTTTGAGGGGGAAGGGGACCACCGCGGAGTTGGCGGAGGGGGCGGAGTTTCGCGGAGGAGGAGAGGGTGGCGAAGACCAGCCCCTGATTGAGTGTGGTGAGTGGAGGGCGTGGGCGCTGGTCAGGCCTTGAAGGGCTTGCGGTCCTTCACCTTCACCGCCGGGTTGCCGGCGTAGACGGACCAGGGCTCGAGGTCCTTCATGGCGCAGGCGCGGGCGCCGAGCACGGCCCCGGTGCGGACGGTGACGTTGGGGCCGACGAACGCGTCCGCGGCGATCCAGGCGTAGTCCTCGATGACGATCGGGGGCCTGAGCAGGGGCATGTCGGGGCGGCGGAAGTCGTGGGTGCCGGCGCAGAGGTGGGCGCCCTGCGAGACCGAGACGTGGCGGCCGATGGTGACCTTGCCCAGGCAGTAGACGATGCCGCGGTCGCCGACGGAGGAGTTGTCGCCGATGGTGAGGTTCCAGGGCTGCTCGATGAGCACGCTGGGGCGGAGCCGGACGGGGCGGCCGATCTTGGCGCCGAAGAGGCGGAGGAGGGCGTTGCGCGGGCCGTACCAGTTGTGGAAGGTGAAGCGGAAGAGGACCTGGCCAAGGTAGTTCCACAGGACGCGGAGGAGGCGCTCCTTCAGCGTGTAGGGGCTCTGGCTGCGGGCAAGGAGGGCGTCGAGCTCGGCGTCGCTATCGGCCGCGCCGGTTCCGTCAACGGGCGTCGCGGGGCGGCTGGAGTGCTCGAGGCCGGGGGTGGTCACAGGTGGCGGCCTCCGGTCATTGAAGCTTCGCGCCGGGCGCGGTCGGAGTGGAGGGCCTTGCGCTCGCGGTACTTGGCGATGGAGACGAATTCGTACCAGGCGAGGAGGCGACACATGACGAAGCCGGCGTAGCCGTCGCGCCAACCCTTCTGGAAGGCGTAGGCGTAGATGAAGCGGAGGGTGGGGCGGAAGGGCAGGCCGCGAGCCATGCGCTTGAGCCAGCGGCGGCGCTCGATGGGCTCGCCGAAGAGGCGGGCTCGGACCGCGCCCTCGTCGCGGGCCTCCATGGCGTGAGCTTCCCAGCTGGTGTAGCGGTTGTGCTTCTCGATCCAGGCGGTGAGGTCGGGGTAGGCGTAGTGGAGGAACTCGTGCTCCAAGTACCCGGCCTTGCCGGTGGAGAGGACGATGTGCTCGTGCACCTCGTTGTCGCCGCTGCCGGTGTCGCCCAGAGTGCCGATGCGCTCGTAGCGGCCGACCTTGTGCTTGAGGAGGCGGACGTTCCAGGAGGGGTAGTAGCCGCAGCCGCGGAGCCACTGGCCGAAGAACATGAAGCGGCGGTTGACCCAGTAGCCGTCGCCGCAGCCGGCGAGGGCGGGGTCTTTGGGCGTGTACTGGCCGGTGACGACGCGCCGGATCTCGTCGGCGAGCTCGGGGGTCATGTACTCGTCGGCGTCGAGGATCATGACCCACTCGTTCTTCCAAGGGATCTTGTCCAGAGCCCAGTTCTTCTTCTTGGGCCATCCGCTGGCGCGGTCGTAGTGGAACTGGTAGACGTCGGCGCCCATCGCCTGCGAGAGCTCGATGGTGGGGTCGGTGGACTGGCTGTCCACGACGACGAGCTCGGTGGCCCACTGGCAGCGGCGGAGGCACTCGACGATGTTGCGCTGCTCGTTCTTGACGGGCACGAGGATGGAGACGGGGACGCTCTTGACGGCGGGCCAGGCGCCCGGGGGCATGGCGGTGGGGTTGAGCTCGCGCTCGAGGGCGTCGGCGCGATGGCGGCGGGGCTCGGCGAGCGGAGGAGCATCGGGCGTCGCGGGCGCGCCGAGGGGCGCGATCGCGGGTGCGGCGATGGTTGTGGGCGCAGGCGGTGGCGCCGCGGGCGCGTGCGTGGCGACCGTGGGCGTGCTCACCGCGCGCTCGGTGGCCAGAGCGCCCTCCGGGATTGCAAGGCCGCGGGCGGGCAGCACGGCGGCGTTGCTGGCGGCGGCACTGCGGATTTCCGCGAGCTTGAGGCTGATGAAGACGTCGTAGGTGGAGAGCAGCAGGCAGAAGCGGAAGCCGTTGACGCCGTCAAGGAAGCCGGCTCGCACGATGTACATGTAGAGGAAGCGCCACAGGCCAGAAACGGGCAGGCGCGGCAGGACCTTGCGCTTGAGCCAGCGACGCACGGCGATGCCGCGCTCCTTGGCGGCGGGGTCGTCGGGCAGGGGGTTCTGACGTTCGCGGACGAGCTGGCCGGCCTCGAGGGTGGAGTAGCGGTTGTGCTTGGCGATGAAGTGCTCAAGGCCGCGCCGGTCCTCGTGCAGCATGATGTGCTTGAGGGATGCGGTGGGCCCGTCGACGATCATGTGCTCGTGGACGTCGCGGTCCTCGTAGCGGGCGCGTCCGCGCTTGAAGAGGCGGAGGTTGTAGCTGGGGAAGTAGCCGCAGTGGCGGATGGGCTTGCCCAGGAAGTAGGTGAGGCGGTTGACGTAGAAGCCCGACTCGGTGATGTTCGCGGGATCGCGCTGGGCGATGGCGAGCATCTCGTCGCGCAGCTCGGGCGTGACGCTCTCGTCGCTGTCGAGGATGAAGACCCAGTCGGTCTGGATGGGCAGGTTGTCCAGGGCCCAGTTCTTCTGCGCGGCGTAGCCCAGCCAGGAGCGCTCGGTGACGGTGGCGCCGGCCTCGCGGGCGATGTCGCGGGTGCGGTCGGTGGAGCCGGAGTCCACGACGTGCACGGCCTCGGCCCACTGAAGCACGCTGGCGAGGGCGTGGGGGAGGTTGAGCTCCTCGTTGAAGGTGGGGATGACGACGGTGATGTTGCTGCGGAGGGCGGGCGCGGGGCGCGGGCGAGATGTGGGCTGAGCGGCAACGGTCATGGGTGGGCCGCTCCGGTAAGAGCTCGCGCACTGCTGTTTGGCTGCGTGCGGAGGCCGCGCTCGAGGACGTCGCAGAAGCGGCCCTGGAGACTCTTTTTGCTGAGGGTGGTGGCGACAACCTGCCCCGCGCGCTGGCCCATGTCGGCGAGGCGGTCGCCGGTGGTGGTCGCCATCTCGCGGAGCACGCGCTCGGCCCCGTCGACGTCGCCGTGGTTGATGTGCCAGCCGATGCGGTGGTTGACGATGAGGTCGGAGACGTGGCTGGGGTTGGGCCCAAGGAGCAGGATGGGGCGGCTCACGGCCATCGCCCCGTAGACCTTGCACGGGTGCACGATGCCCACAACCTCGTCGCCGATGGAGACCACGTGCACGTCCGCGGCTGAGAGCGAGTACTTGATCTCGCTGAGGGGCTGGTAGGGCAGGCTGCGGATGTTCGTCACGCCCCTGGCGATGCGGTCGTCCACTTCCTTCTTGCCGCCGCCGCCGCCGATGAACATGAAGACAACGTTGGGCAGATCCTGCACGCGCTCCGCGGCGTCGAGGAGCGTCGCGAGCGGGTTGGCGGGGCTGTGGTTGCCCGAGTACATGACCACGAACTTGCCGGCGAGGTTGTGCTTCGCGCGGAAGGGGTTCTGCTCGTGGGGGATGTCGTGGACCTCTTCCTCGTGGGACCAGGGCGGCATGACGGCGGTCTTGTCCTCGACGGGCACGCCCTTCTTCTTCACGCGCTCGAGCATGAAGCGGTCCATCATGACGATGTCGCTGGAGCGGCGCAGGATCATGCGGTTGAAGAAGTCGAACACGCGCACCTGGAGCGAGCCGGGGCGGGCCTTGCCCAGCGCGATCATCTGGTCTGGGTTCAGGTCCATGAGCCAGTACTTCACGGGCACGCCCTTGAGGCGGCTGAGCACCGCGCCGGCGAAGCCGCAGAAGGGCGGGCTGGTGGAGACCATGATGCCGGCGACGTTGCGCAGGAACAGCGACCGCAGCATCGCCTGGAGCACGAACAGCCACTGGGCGAGCAGGCGGATGGCGATGGACTTCTTGCCGAAGCTGGAGAGGGGCAGGCGGCGGACATCGACGCCGTTGAGCATCTCGCGCGAGGGGTATCGCTTGGTGGGGTCGTCGTAGCCGCGGGCGGAGGCGTAGACCACGGCGTGGTAGCCGCGGCGCGACATCTCCGCGGCGGCATCGGCGATGTGCTGGCCGACGGAGGCCGGGTCGGGCACGTACACCTGACTGATGATCAGGAAGACCGGTTTGGGGGGGTTGCTGGGCACGTGGGAACAGTGATAGCCGCGGCGACGGGCCGCGGTTCGGGGGGAGGTGATGGTAGTGGGTTATCGGTTATTCCGGGGTGGGGCTTGGGCGAGGGTCGGGGGATGTGGGCGCGTGAAAAACCCCCGGGGTGCGGGGGTTGGGGGGGTCCCGTGGTGGCGTGACACCGCTATCGGGTAGCACGGTCGGGATCAAAGAGAGTCACATCGTCGCTCGTGTCCCAGGCGCCATCCGGTCCACGCGATTGGGCCCGGTAGCCATCAGCGGTTCTCCATACACGCACTGGTCGATTCCAACCGTCCTTGACACGATTGATTTTATGACCGATGTCAGGCAAGGCCGTTACATCAAGCTCGAGCGGGCCTGAGTTCTCAACCAGCTTCGCACGTTCGAGCACGACCCTCAGAACGGTGATCGTCATGTCGGGAGCACTGATTGTCGGTCTGAGCCCGACCACTAGCGCGGCAATCGCAGCGGCAATGATCACAGCCGCCGCGGCGATGACGCCAGTGCTCTTCACTTCACTCGCCCTTTCCTTGACCCAGTGCAGGACATGCTCACCCAGAGCGGTGAGCATGCCACATGGTCAGCCACTCAGACCTCGATCACCATCGCCACCGAGTTGCCGCCGCCGAGGCAGAGGGCGGCGACGCCGCGCTTGCCGCCGGTGCGGTGGAGCTGGTGGATGAGGGTGGTGAGGACACGGGCGCCCGAGGCGCCGATGGGGTGGCCCAGGGCCACGCCGCCGCCGCAGATGTTGATGCGCTTCTCGTCGAGGGAGAGGGCCTTGACGTTGCAGAGGACCTGCGCGGCGAAGGCCTCGTTGATCTCGAAGAGATCGATGTCCTTGGCGGAGAGGCCGGCCTTCTGGAGCACGCCCTCGATGCCCGCGATGGGGGCCGCGAAGATGTCCTTGGGGGCGACGCCGCTGGTGTGGTAGGCGACCACCCTGGCGATGGGCTTGACGCCCAGCTGCTCGGCCGTGGCCATGGAGGCGACGACCACGGCCGCGCCGCCGTCACTGATCTGGCTGGCGTTGCCGGCGGTGATGAACTCGTGGCCGGGGACGGGGCGGAGCTTGGCGAGCACCTCGGCGGTGGACTCGGCGCGGACGCCCTCGTCGATGCTGACGCCGTTGCCGGCGTTGTACTTCTTGTCGCCGATCTGCTCGGCGGAAAGGGCAACCGTCTCGCTCTTGAAGTGGCCGGCCTTCGCGGCCTCGGCGGCGCGCTGGTGGCTCTGGGCGGAGAAGCGGTCCTGGTCGGCGCGGCTGACCTCGTACTTCTTGGCGATGTGGTCGGCGGCGTTGGTCATGCCCCAGCACTCAAAGGCGCAGCGGAGGCCGTCGTACTGCATGTGGTCTTCGAAGTTCGTGGGGCCGAACTTGACGCCGTCGCGGACGCGGGCGAAGTGCGGGGCCGCGGTCATGTTCTCGAAGCCGCCGGCGATGACGAGCTGGTTGTCGCCGGCGCGGATGGACTGCGCGGCGGTCATCACCGCCTGAAGGCCCGAGCCGCAGACCTTGTTGACGGTCTGGGCGGAGGTGGTGTCGGGGAGGCCGGCCTTGAGGGCGGCCTGGCGGGCGGGGTTCTGGCCCAGGCCGGCCTGGAGCACGCAGCCCATGATGACCTCATCGACCTGGCCGGACTTGAAGGCGTTGGCGAGGGCGGGGCTGTCGGCCGCGATCCCCTGGATGGCGTAGGCGCCGAGGTGGGGACTGTGGACCTTGGAGAGGCCGCCGAAGAACTTGCCGATGGGGGTGCGCTTGGCCGCGAGGATGACGGGGGTGGTGTTGGCTGCCATGGGGTCTCCTTCGGGGGGAGTTTAGCGCGCGGGCGTGCGATAGGACTCATGGGAGTCATAGGACTCGTAGGAAGGTGCGGCGGGTTTCACCTATCCTGCTGCCATGAACGAGCCTGCTCACCGCTTCGGCACCCGCGCTATTCACGCCGGGCAGTCGCCCGACCCCACGACCGGCGCGATCATGACGCCGGTGTACATGACCTCGACCTACGTCCAGGACTCCCCCGGGGTGTTCAAGGACGGGTACGACTACTCGCGCTCCAAGAACCCCACGCGCACGGCCCTGGAGGCCAACCTCGCGTCGCTCGAGGGGGCCAGGCACGGCCTGTGCTTCTCGTCGGGGCTGGGGGCGATGGACTGCGTGCTGCACCTGCTCAAGGCGGGCGACCACATCGTGCTGAGCGATGACGTGTACGGCGGGTCGTTCCGGCTCATCGACAAGGTGTTCAAGCACCACGGCGTGGAATGCACCCGCGTGGACATGACGAACAT
The sequence above is drawn from the Phycisphaerales bacterium genome and encodes:
- a CDS encoding glycosyltransferase family 4 protein, with protein sequence MPSNPPKPVFLIISQVYVPDPASVGQHIADAAAEMSRRGYHAVVYASARGYDDPTKRYPSREMLNGVDVRRLPLSSFGKKSIAIRLLAQWLFVLQAMLRSLFLRNVAGIMVSTSPPFCGFAGAVLSRLKGVPVKYWLMDLNPDQMIALGKARPGSLQVRVFDFFNRMILRRSSDIVMMDRFMLERVKKKGVPVEDKTAVMPPWSHEEEVHDIPHEQNPFRAKHNLAGKFVVMYSGNHSPANPLATLLDAAERVQDLPNVVFMFIGGGGGKKEVDDRIARGVTNIRSLPYQPLSEIKYSLSAADVHVVSIGDEVVGIVHPCKVYGAMAVSRPILLLGPNPSHVSDLIVNHRIGWHINHGDVDGAERVLREMATTTGDRLADMGQRAGQVVATTLSKKSLQGRFCDVLERGLRTQPNSSARALTGAAHP
- a CDS encoding thiolase family protein, coding for MAANTTPVILAAKRTPIGKFFGGLSKVHSPHLGAYAIQGIAADSPALANAFKSGQVDEVIMGCVLQAGLGQNPARQAALKAGLPDTTSAQTVNKVCGSGLQAVMTAAQSIRAGDNQLVIAGGFENMTAAPHFARVRDGVKFGPTNFEDHMQYDGLRCAFECWGMTNAADHIAKKYEVSRADQDRFSAQSHQRAAEAAKAGHFKSETVALSAEQIGDKKYNAGNGVSIDEGVRAESTAEVLAKLRPVPGHEFITAGNASQISDGGAAVVVASMATAEQLGVKPIARVVAYHTSGVAPKDIFAAPIAGIEGVLQKAGLSAKDIDLFEINEAFAAQVLCNVKALSLDEKRINICGGGVALGHPIGASGARVLTTLIHQLHRTGGKRGVAALCLGGGNSVAMVIEV
- a CDS encoding glycosyltransferase family 2 protein; the encoded protein is MTVAAQPTSRPRPAPALRSNITVVIPTFNEELNLPHALASVLQWAEAVHVVDSGSTDRTRDIAREAGATVTERSWLGYAAQKNWALDNLPIQTDWVFILDSDESVTPELRDEMLAIAQRDPANITESGFYVNRLTYFLGKPIRHCGYFPSYNLRLFKRGRARYEDRDVHEHMIVDGPTASLKHIMLHEDRRGLEHFIAKHNRYSTLEAGQLVRERQNPLPDDPAAKERGIAVRRWLKRKVLPRLPVSGLWRFLYMYIVRAGFLDGVNGFRFCLLLSTYDVFISLKLAEIRSAAASNAAVLPARGLAIPEGALATERAVSTPTVATHAPAAPPPAPTTIAAPAIAPLGAPATPDAPPLAEPRRHRADALERELNPTAMPPGAWPAVKSVPVSILVPVKNEQRNIVECLRRCQWATELVVVDSQSTDPTIELSQAMGADVYQFHYDRASGWPKKKNWALDKIPWKNEWVMILDADEYMTPELADEIRRVVTGQYTPKDPALAGCGDGYWVNRRFMFFGQWLRGCGYYPSWNVRLLKHKVGRYERIGTLGDTGSGDNEVHEHIVLSTGKAGYLEHEFLHYAYPDLTAWIEKHNRYTSWEAHAMEARDEGAVRARLFGEPIERRRWLKRMARGLPFRPTLRFIYAYAFQKGWRDGYAGFVMCRLLAWYEFVSIAKYRERKALHSDRARREASMTGGRHL
- a CDS encoding ABC transporter ATP-binding protein, whose product is MVAETRPPAATPSGTGQQPVTLQIRALTKVYKIGSEQVHALRGVDLTVRRNEFVAIMGSSGSGKSTLMNILGCLDQPTSGSYELNGKLTHTMGPGALARVRNEEIGFVFQSFELLNRATALKNVMLPLIYSRRHWLSARKRAKAALEKVGLEHRIKHKPNQLSGGQRQRVAVARALVNEPSILLADEPTGNLDSTTSEEIIGLFKELHRSGQTIVIVTHEEDIAGHAERIVRLKDGRIVSDHPTTHDPIHQDYLARALDAAKRAAEPTLVPTA
- a CDS encoding efflux RND transporter periplasmic adaptor subunit, whose amino-acid sequence is MWKWVLAFVVIVAALAGAGTYFFKQSGLADDLRQWMNPESKPKTVRVGAAIKDDLVRTISTPGEIEPKTKVEISAQVSARIIALPFRENDRVKAGDVLIRLDARDLQALLESAKASLKSEQARYEGARAALENALSERTRRQKLAETGDISKAELDQFETEYRRAESAMRVAEHSIEIAKANILRAEKDLDNTTITAPFDGVVTKLNAEVGETVVVGTLNNPGSIIMEVADLGVMLLKAKIDEANIAFVKEGQKARVYVNSFPDTPIIGTVEHVGLKKEVDKDMTAYFLTDIVLEAPADMVLRSGMTANADIEVETYREVIKVPSQAVLDRVREELPAAITADNPLIDKNKKFVRVVYVMNEGKARSVPVTTGASDLTDTMILRGLKEGDRIIVGPFKELVNLRDDHLVMEEGTQPDPAKSGDTKTATAKDGAHGG